A region of the Candidatus Paceibacterota bacterium genome:
AGGAATACCCGTCGAAATTCTCGCCAACCCGGTAAACAGTCGAGACATCCGGGCGGCCTTGTGAAACATGGCAATCCAAGCCGAGATCCGCGACCTGACGCGGTGTGCGGTTGGTCAAGTCCGGAATTGCATCTTCTCCGAACCGATGGAACAGCCGGTTAACCGGGTACAGGTGAAGGTAGAGTTTCTTGGCCTGCCACGGCGGCAGCCCGGCCAGGTTCGGCGCGGCGGCTCCCGGGTCGGCGGCCACAAAGAACGCGTTGGTTGCCACATACGCGGTTGCGCGATGATTGTCGTGGCCGTATTCGCCCTTTGTGTCGTGACTGATGATAACTTCCGGGCGATAGCGGCGAATCTGCTCGGCGAGATAATGGATCGCCCTGAGCTTCCCGGCCTGAACGTCGCTGCCGTCGCCTTGGAGTACTCCGTCGGCCCAGTAATCCCAAGTGGCGTCAATCGTATTCCTATAAGGATTGGGATTGAGGCTTTGCGAAGGCACATCGCGGAACCGCGGGAAAAGCGGCTCATAGCGCAGGCCGTAGGTCCAGGCCGCACAGCGGAGTTCTTCCTCGCGAACCGTCAGGTTGGATGGAATCCAATCGCCGCTGGTCAATGACACCAACAGCGTCGGAAGCCGCCTGGCGGCGCTGTAATACGTCAGCGCCCCACCGAAGAAGATCCCTTCGTCATCCGGGTGGGCGTTCACTGCCATGATGACAATCTTGTCAGGCGGCGGTTCCCACGGATAATCGGCCATCAATCGGAATTCACTGAGCGCCAGGAATGCTCCCGTAACCGTGGCAATCTTCAAGACGGTCGTGACGCTCGCGGGCTTCATTCGCTGTCCCAGAGCCTGAACACTTCGGGCGGACATGCAAGTCCAC
Encoded here:
- a CDS encoding PIG-L family deacetylase, whose amino-acid sequence is MKPASVTTVLKIATVTGAFLALSEFRLMADYPWEPPPDKIVIMAVNAHPDDEGIFFGGALTYYSAARRLPTLLVSLTSGDWIPSNLTVREEELRCAAWTYGLRYEPLFPRFRDVPSQSLNPNPYRNTIDATWDYWADGVLQGDGSDVQAGKLRAIHYLAEQIRRYRPEVIISHDTKGEYGHDNHRATAYVATNAFFVAADPGAAAPNLAGLPPWQAKKLYLHLYPVNRLFHRFGEDAIPDLTNRTPRQVADLGLDCHVSQGRPDVSTVYRVGENFDGYSSEWWGLYASTVGPDTVLSNSLIVNGYTVPAGVAAGDFLEHIVVEPGRPPCFTNIARCADSSVQITVEAAPGQTYVVEATTNMQSSVWQPMATNVSGTNKFQFVEPANAPRRYYRAVIP